One window of the Tubulanus polymorphus chromosome 11, tnTubPoly1.2, whole genome shotgun sequence genome contains the following:
- the LOC141912812 gene encoding uncharacterized protein LOC141912812 gives MSEASSNGADKTRGAKLNVDLQTLELVLPDFLVQTIQLIESESRVRFTSKSVSGLNVEICKTSTGGVRFVINKARFQVIDAGLRCVLTDEYSLENEKRMATTRDRDNRVVPMRSESIKQTSSSAKDESTGTLKRITRKFIDRGSAGDDTPRFSEIGIESSVVDVYQKSAKERSACVERGRVPEFSEIRTEKSVDITRKSATDSSASAGGCMPECSDIGAESCAKDSVAGASVPMPKVVPNVGEKRLSLVLDKSTVVTETQNDRSDKRPASKNAENDVEGFRCKICTKAFEREKFLKAHVKRVHPERRVRCDRCSAAFKTTFYLKEHKETVHEKKYDHTCDTCGKRFASKRVLRRHLKFHDATKKVFACADCGKSFHLRYNLDRHVKLVHGCKRAAAASVCDACGKKFSSESNLRQHVRRIHLKELPFVCATCGKGFIRRKDIETHTRIHERYRSAPGPATTKTAAGNSEKNTVAKKSAFFACVACRCEFPNRDDLDAHIRSRVCRDEFRTTDDARIAASSLIDLKTAVQPPVEDSATNKLVDEALGHAILTSVDLEIAGCCALCGEDTGDATLMQHMLNKHNDLIMTVEHLLGSS, from the coding sequence ATGTCGGAAGCATCGTCGAACGGCGCTGATAAAACCCGCGGCGCCAAGCTGAACGTCGACCTTCAAACTTTAGAACTCGTTCTGCCGGATTTCCTCGTACAAACGATTCAATTGATCGAATCGGAATCGCGCGTAAGATTCACCTCGAAATCGGTGTCTGGGCTGAACGTGGAAATCTGTAAAACGTCGACGGGCGGCGTGCGATTCGTTATCAACAAAGCGAGATTTCAGGTGATCGACGCCGGATTACGCTGCGTTCTGACTGACGAGTACTCGCTCGAAAACGAGAAACGAATGGCGACGACGCGTGATCGAGATAACCGTGTCGTCCCGATGCGGTCCGAGTCTATAAAACAGACGTCGTCTTCCGCGAAGGATGAGTCGACCGGGACTCTAAAACGTATCACGCGAAAATTCATCGATCGCGGCTCGGCGGGTGATGATACGCCGCGTTTTAGTGAAATCGGGATCGAGAGTTCTGTCGTCGATGTATACCAAAAATCTGCGAAGGAACGCTCAGCCTGCGTAGAACGTGGCCGCGTGCCTGAATTTAGCGAAATCAGGACTGAAAAGTCCGTTGATATTACGCGAAAGTCCGCTACGGATAGTTCGGCCTCAGCGGGCGGCTGCATGCCTGAATGTAGCGATATCGGAGCTGAAAGTTGCGCAAAGGATAGCGTAGCTGGTGCCAGCGTTCCGATGCCTAAAGTTGTGCCGAACGTTGGTGAAAAACGGTTAAGCTTGGTTTTAGACAAGTCTACGGTCGTGACTGAGACGCAGAACGACCGATCAGACAAACGACCGGCGTCTAAGaacgcggagaacgacgtcgAAGGATTTCGGTGTAAGATATGCACGAAGGCGTTCGAACGCGAGAAGTTCTTGAAAGCGCACGTCAAACGCGTTCACCCAGAGCGTCGCGTTCGATGCGACCGGTGTTCCGCGGCGTTCAAAACGACGTTTTATTTGAAAGAGCACAAAGAGACCGTTCACGAGAAAAAATACGACCACACGTGCGACACGTGCGGGAAGCGCTTCGCGTCGAAACGCGTTTTGCGACGACATTTGAAATTCCACGACGCGACGAAGAAGGTTTTCGCGTGCGCCGATTGCGGGAAGAGTTTCCACTTGCGTTATAACTTAGATCGTCACGTTAAGCTCGTGCACGGATGCAAGAGGGCCGCTGCGGCGAGCGTCTGCGACGCGTGCGGTAAGAAATTCAGTTCGGAGTCGAATCTGCGCCAGCACGTGCGGCGGATTCATCTGAAGGAATTGCCGTTCGTTTGCGCGACGTGCGGGAAGGGATTCATCCGCCGCAAAGACATTGAAACTCATACTCGGATTCACGAACGATATCGAAGTGCCCCCGGCCCCGCGACGACGAAAACGGCGGCGGGGAATTCGGAAAAAAATACGGTGGCGAAAAAATCGGCGTTTTTCGCGTGCGTCGCGTGTCGCTGCGAGTTCCCGAATCGCGACGATCTCGACGCTCATATACGATCGCGCGTCTGCCGCGACGAGTTCCGTACGACGGACGACGCTCGGATAGCCGCCAGCTCGCTCATCGATCTGAAGACCGCCGTTCAGCCGCCGGTCGAGGACAGCGCCACCAATAAACTGGTCGACGAAGCGCTCGGTCACGCGATTTTGACGTCGGTCGATCTGGAAATCGCCGGTTGTTGCGCGTTGTGCGGTGAAGATACGGGTGACGCGACGCTCATGCAGCATATGCTGAATAAACATAATGATCTGATTATGACGGTCGAACATCTGTTAGGTTCTTCTTGA